One segment of Enterobacter ludwigii DNA contains the following:
- the rlmKL gene encoding bifunctional 23S rRNA (guanine(2069)-N(7))-methyltransferase RlmK/23S rRNA (guanine(2445)-N(2))-methyltransferase RlmL: protein MNSLFASTARGLEELLKTELETLGAQECQVVQGGVHFEGDTRLIYQSLMWSRLASRIMLPMKECKVYSDLDLYTGVQMIDWTEIFSPNATFAVHFNGVNDEIRNSQYGALRVKDAIVDCFTRKNKERPNVDRENPDLRINVWLNGDTASISLDLSGAGLHLRGYRDRTGMAPIKETLAAAIVMRSGWQPGTPLLDPMCGSGTLLIEAAMLATDRAPGLHRGHWGFSGWAQHDEALWKEVKDEAQTRARKGLAEYTSHFYGSDSDSRVIERARSNARRAGIGELVTFEVKDVANLTNPLPKGPYGTVISNPPYGERLDSEPALIALHSLLGRNMKNDFGGWNLSLFSASPELLSCLQLRAERQFKAKNGPLDCVQKNYHLAEKAADSKPSGVAEDYANRLRKNLKKFEKWAKQEGIECYRLYDADLPEYNVAVDRYADWVVVQEYAPPKTIDAQKARQRMLDVIAATISVLGIAPNKLVLKTRERQKGKNQYQKMGEKGDFIEVGEYNARLWVNLTDYLDTGLFLDHRIARRMLGQMSKGKDFLNLFSYTGSASVHAGLGGARSTTTVDMSRTYLEWAERNLRLNGLTGRQHRLMQADVLGWLRETNEQFDLIFIDPPTFSNSKRMEDSFDVQRDHLRLMTDLKRLLRKGGTIMFSNNKRGFRMDHEGLAALGLKAQEISQKTLSQDFARNRQIHNCWLISAV from the coding sequence ATGAATTCTCTGTTTGCCAGTACGGCCCGTGGGCTGGAAGAGCTGTTAAAAACTGAACTGGAAACCCTGGGCGCGCAAGAGTGCCAGGTGGTTCAGGGTGGTGTCCATTTTGAGGGCGACACACGGCTTATTTACCAGAGCCTGATGTGGAGCCGTCTGGCATCACGCATCATGCTGCCGATGAAAGAGTGCAAGGTTTACAGCGACCTTGACCTCTATACCGGCGTACAGATGATCGACTGGACAGAGATCTTCTCCCCGAATGCCACCTTTGCCGTGCACTTTAATGGCGTGAACGATGAAATCCGCAACAGCCAGTACGGTGCCCTGCGCGTTAAAGACGCCATTGTGGACTGCTTCACGCGTAAAAATAAGGAACGCCCAAACGTCGATCGTGAAAATCCCGATCTGCGGATCAACGTCTGGCTCAACGGCGACACCGCCAGTATCTCTCTGGATCTGAGCGGCGCGGGTCTGCACCTGCGTGGTTATCGCGATCGTACCGGTATGGCGCCCATCAAAGAGACTCTCGCCGCCGCCATCGTGATGCGTTCCGGCTGGCAGCCAGGCACACCGCTGCTCGACCCGATGTGTGGCTCCGGTACGCTGCTGATTGAGGCCGCTATGCTGGCCACCGACCGCGCACCGGGCCTGCACCGCGGCCATTGGGGCTTCAGCGGCTGGGCGCAGCACGATGAGGCGCTGTGGAAAGAGGTCAAAGACGAAGCGCAGACCCGTGCACGTAAAGGTCTGGCGGAGTACACCTCCCATTTCTACGGCTCTGACAGCGACTCACGCGTCATTGAGCGTGCGCGCAGCAACGCCCGCCGTGCCGGTATCGGCGAGCTGGTCACCTTCGAAGTGAAAGACGTGGCGAACCTGACCAATCCGCTGCCAAAAGGCCCATACGGTACCGTTATCAGCAACCCGCCTTACGGCGAGCGTCTTGATAGCGAACCGGCGCTGATTGCCCTGCACAGCCTGCTGGGCCGTAATATGAAAAATGACTTTGGCGGCTGGAACCTGTCGCTGTTTAGCGCCTCGCCAGAACTGCTGAGCTGTCTGCAACTGCGTGCCGAACGCCAGTTTAAGGCGAAAAACGGCCCGCTGGACTGCGTGCAGAAAAACTACCATCTGGCCGAGAAAGCGGCGGACAGTAAACCATCGGGTGTGGCGGAAGATTACGCTAACCGCCTGCGTAAGAATCTGAAGAAATTCGAAAAATGGGCGAAACAGGAAGGTATCGAATGTTATCGCCTGTATGATGCCGATCTGCCGGAGTACAACGTGGCGGTTGACCGTTACGCTGACTGGGTTGTGGTGCAGGAATATGCGCCGCCAAAAACGATTGATGCACAAAAAGCGCGTCAGCGTATGCTGGACGTGATTGCGGCAACAATTTCGGTGCTGGGCATTGCGCCTAACAAACTGGTGCTGAAAACCCGTGAGCGTCAGAAAGGGAAAAATCAGTATCAGAAAATGGGTGAGAAGGGTGACTTTATCGAGGTGGGCGAATACAACGCGCGCCTGTGGGTTAACCTGACCGATTATCTGGATACCGGTCTGTTCCTTGACCACCGTATCGCCCGCCGCATGCTGGGCCAGATGAGCAAGGGTAAAGACTTCCTGAACCTGTTCTCCTATACCGGCAGCGCCAGCGTGCATGCTGGCCTTGGCGGCGCGCGCAGTACCACCACGGTGGATATGTCCCGTACTTACCTGGAATGGGCAGAACGTAACCTGCGCCTGAACGGTCTCACCGGGCGTCAGCATCGTCTGATGCAGGCTGACGTGCTGGGCTGGCTACGCGAAACGAACGAACAATTTGATCTGATCTTCATCGATCCCCCAACGTTCTCTAACTCCAAGCGTATGGAAGATAGCTTTGACGTTCAACGCGATCACCTGCGCCTGATGACCGACCTGAAACGCCTGCTGCGTAAGGGCGGTACCATTATGTTCTCGAATAACAAACGCGGCTTCCGCATGGATCATGAGGGGCTGGCTGCTCTGGGGCTGAAAGCACAAGAAATTAGCCAAAAAACGCTGTCCCAGGACTTTGCCCGTAATCGTCAGATCCATAACTGCTGGTTGATCTCCGCGGTCTGA